The region TGGCCCAGGTACCCAGATAGCTTCTCAATGCCATGAGATATAGATACCCCATTTCTGCAGAACAGCAAAGATCTTACCGCCTTTCATTACAGGGGATGGCGTGGACAGGTCAGTTTACAATTTGGGCAAAATGGGCACCTCCGCTTGAGCGAAGCAAGCTCACCAGCATTGCGGGGTCAGGTAAGGATGTGGGCACGGGCTGCAGGCTTTGAATCTGCTCCGTCCCATCATACCTTTCCTTTGATGGTTTGGAGAAGAGGGGAAAATATGCTACCAAAGatttagccatgtaaatctgatATATAACAAGAAGAAGGATACGTCTGAGCTGCAAGGCACAGAGGCTCAGAAGCAAGAAAGATAATTGTGAGTCACAGCTTAGCCTCGTAAGAAAAAGTGTGTatgagggctgggaagaaggctcagtagttaaaggctctacggaatctcagggtggcctcgaactcacagttctACACAGAACTtcacagtcctacctctgcctcccaaggctaggattaaaggcatgtgccactaagcctggcccagaaattaaattttaaaagggaaaatattGGGATGCTTTACAcggtaaaaaaaaaacccaaaaaacactACTGGTTTGCCAAACCTTTGGTTTGAGACAGACATGTGTGGTTATGTGTAGAAGTCTTAGTGAATTCTTGTCATATGTTTCTACTATGAATCCCTGTGAAATATGTATGTTTTGTTCTCGTGTTGTCATTTCATGGAACAGGGTGTCATTATGTAGTCCTGACTGGCCTGGTAGCCTCAGTCTCACatccatcctcctccctcagccttctgagttccAAGATGACAAGCACGGGCCACCAGCCTGGCTGTTACCGTAGACTCCGAGGTCTTTGTCGCACTTATGACAGTCGATTTTGTCCGCACTTTTCTCCTTAGTTGGACCCAAAGCTCTGTGAATGCAGGGAATGTATCTCTTAACTTTTACCAATCtttattcttctgcctctgccctcaTATATGGCATTATGGCATAAGGGCACACGGGTGAGCTGGGTAAAAGATTAGAGGTGCTCATGTTGGTGTTGAGGAACCATTGAAGAGTTGAGGTGCACAGCACTATGGTCTGCTAATGCTAAATATTTCACGAGATATTATTGGGTGGGCTAGTGAGGTCTCCCCTCACCCTATAATTCAAAGTTAGCTACCTCACACTGTTGACGATGTCTGAGTAGGACATGTAGCCTTTGCTATTTCTATAAATGTGTTTCTCTGTCTTCCCTTCAGGAGCAGCATTTGGGTCTTTCATCATCCTTTGTGTGGGGGGATTAATATCACAGGCATTGGGCTGGCCTTTCATCTTCTACATCTTCGGTGAGTCATTTCCCCAAAATCTCAACATCTCCTTCCCCCAGGCATTTTGTTTAATTGAGAACTTACTGCATGAACACATTGCATATTGGTTATATTCTTATTGGGTTGCaatgttccctctcccccacctcattCCACTGACGGCCTTCCTCAGTGGAAGATGTACTCACTGCGGGGTCATGACTGCACCAGTCAATCTCTGTGGGAGGGGAAaaatgcctcagagtacaccttcccaccccatagctcttacattctttctgctcccccttctgcaatgttccctgaaccttggagggtgtgttagaagtctcctttagtgtggAGCTCTCAGTAACCTCTGATTTTCTGTTCTGATGTGTTTTGGGTCTCCAGCTGTGAAAGCAGCACTTGTAtttatctgccacttcctctgggCCCTGGTGGGTATAATAGAAATGACTCTTCTGTACTAGGCAGTCATCTTTCTTTTCTGGTCATTCTGATAGGTTTGGGGACTTCTTGGTCTTTGCTCCCATCTGAAGAAAATAGACTGTCTAGTCAAGAgtgagagctgggctggagagatggcttagtggttaaggcatttgcctgtgaagctaaaagacccaggtttgattccccagtagccacataagccagatgcacaaggtggcacatgcacctggagttcatttttaggggctagaggccccagcatatCCGTTAtcgctctctgtctgcctctttctttctcaaaataaatatatatgtaaataaataaatactgggcatggtaacacacacctttaatcccagccctcggaaggcagaggtgggaggatcaccacgagttcgaggccaccctgagactacatagtgaattccagctcagcctgagctagagtgaaatcttaacTCGAAAAAAAGGATgaacaatttaaaagaaagaatgagaacatCAGGGAtcaaagaggataaacatagacatttagaagactttttgacagGTATaatctctccttttagccaaagaatagtgaaAGGTTTTCTCTTGGATCTACATTCTTCAAAGCTACATATTGGCTACTAGCTTacaggttctcagtaccaggtatgaattccttcccactgagtagGACTTACCCCCAACCAGAGAGCTGTTGATTACCCCACTAGCCCGTGTGCCACTATGCaccagtgtgtacatcttgccaggCATTTGTTTTAATACACCCATCACCTACACTCTCCCCATAGAAGTGAGAAAGTGCACATTGTTAAGTGGAAAATGCTGAAGAATGTTAGGTATCTGTAGCTTTCTTATTGTAGCCCACTCAGCTTCTCGGTGGTTGGAGGAAGCCATGGGAACAGGGCAGGGTTCACTTTTCACATGGTGCCAACTCCCAAAAAATCAGTGGTAAACCTTTCCCTCCACCCCTAAGCATATTTGCCAGCATTTCTGGTCTCAGCTCTGAAGTGTCTGCTATGTGGTTAAGATATCCAAGTTCATTGAAATGCCTGGCCTGGTGAAAATGTCGTGAAAATGTCAAAGTTTATTGAGCACAATTTTAGTCTGTCTTCATGGTTTTAAAATATagctatttattagagagagaaagaattagtatgccagggtctcctgccactgcaaatgaacaccagatgcatgtgccactttgtgcatttagctttatgtaagtactggggaaattgaatcaagtctgttgggctttgcaagcaagcacttttaaccactgaaccatctctccagctcctgtcttCATGTTTTGTTATAATTACTATCTGTATTCAACATTCCTTTATCCTGTTCTCACAAAGCTTAACTCAGATGTCCCTTTCTCCAAGGGACCTTCCGTGACATGCCCCATCAGATTcagcccttctctctgcctcacttaCATTTCCTTTCTATGGTATGGAATCATGTATTTCCATTTCTTATCTCCCCACTAAACTGTGAAATGCTTTGAATCAAAGAATACATTATTCAATGTCTATCTGGCCACTTTGTCCGGCATCTTAGTGTCTCAGTTTTAGCTTTGAATAAAAGGATGGGTTGCCAgggcggtggcacacgcctttaatcccagcactcgggaggcagaggtaggaggatcgccatgagttcaaggccaccctgagactacacagtgaattccaggtcagcctgggctagagtgagattctaccttgaaaaaaacaaaaagaaaaaaagtcaaaaaaggaTGGGGATAGGttatggggctaaagagatggctcattttttaaaggctcttgcttgtaaaatctgatggcctgggtttgagtccccaggacctacttaaagccacatacacaaaatgaCTCAGGCACCTGGAGCCTGTCTgttgtggcaagaggtcctgatgtgctccTTCCACCCCCTTCTCCTTCTGGCATTCTCTCTAGATCTCCCTcgctgtccttgcaaataaataagtaaaaatattttctaaaaggatggtggggctggagaggttgcttagtggttaaggcacttgcctgcaaagcctaataaccctggttcagttccccagtagtcacacaaagccagatgctcaaggtagcgcatgcatctggagtttgttgcagtggctagagattgtgatgtgcacattctctctctctttctctctctctcaaaataaataagtaaatgaaatatttttttaaaatatgatgggCTAATTCAATGACATGGGAAACATTAGCCTCCAAAATCTTTTAATGTAGAATATTTTTGAAGTGTCAATTCCCAGTAAGGAGACAAATTTCTAGACTGTTCTTTCATTAAAGCCAAATGGAACCATTAAACATGGTTCTAATGTGCCATGATTCTCTCATGAGCATTGCTAATCCCAGAAACTTTGTCTCACACAGGTATTGTCAAAAAATGTTCCCTCTGTAAGTTTTTTGAAGGGTCTATGGTTTGAATGCAAGTTAGTGCTCTCTGGTAAATGTCTGGCAAGTAGTTTCACATAAGGGGCTCTTTGATTAGAGTCCTGACTGCGTATCCTCCAAAACCAGATGATGGTGTGTGCGCTAGGGAGATCGTGCTAAGACCACTCCCCACGAGCACCCTGGAGCCTTGAGTCAGCTGTGCCATGTCGCCATGAATATGGTCTCCAGAGGCTTGGGCACGGACAAAAGGCAACTGTATATTTCAGAAGCGACACGTGAAATACTTTCATGGGATGAATGAATTTTGTAGGATGTAAAGCAAGAAATGGGAACACTTAGCTCCTTATGGCCCAGGGTCTCCCAAATTGATGCATGTGGTAGGAAAGACATGACATCTCCCAACCTCCAGTACACTCACCTACCTGGAAACTAATTGAATCCCTGCTCCCCAGGTAGCACTGGCTGTGTCTGCTGTGTCCTGTGGTTCACTGTCATTTATGATGACCCCATGCGTCACCCATGCATAAGTGCCAGGGAAAAGGAACACATCACGTCCTCACTGGCTCAGCAGGTACGCTATGCCTCCCCTTGCACCTGGGAACACACAGGTGTCTCCGAGGCAGGTCTCCAGGGAGAGTCACTCTCCGGTTTGTTGCAGTACCTACATTGACTAGATATTTCCTTTCAGTCCAGTTCTGCTAGAAGATCTGTACCCATAAAGGCTATGGTCAGATGTCTTCCACTTTGGGCCATTTTCACGGGTTTTTTCAGCCATTTCTGGTTGTGCACCATAATCATAACATACCTGCCGACATACATCAGTTCAGTGCTCCATGTTAACATCAGAGATGTGAGTATACTTCCTGTACTTCTGTGGCAGTGACGATGATGACAGTAGCCCCGGGCTGCCCAGTATATTCCAGCATTGCATGTAACCATTTAACCTTCGCAATGACCGCGGGAGATTTCCATTTCACAGATGTGGAAATGGGACAcgcagagagagaggtgagatCTCTTGCCTTGGGTTACACCACTACCAAGTGGTGGAGCTGCTGTGACATCTGGGTCCTTAATCACCGTGTGGTACTGCTATGCCAGCTGATTCGAGCATAAATCCACACTGCTTCTGTCAGTTGTTGATTTTCTTACCCAAGACCACCGTCAGTGTGGCAGAAAGGTGCTTGTGTCCCTCAGACAGCTCGGAATGTCGGGGGATAGGCTAATGATTGGCCGGTGTGACAAGTGTTGGTGCCCTGGGCACCTGGATGGTTCTATTTGTACActttcttcctccagagtggcgTTCTGTCCTCCCTGCCTTTTGTTGCCGCCTCGAGCTGTACAATTCTAGGAGGTCAGATGGCAGACTTCCTTCTGTCCAGGAATCTTCTCAGCCTAATCACCGTGCGCAAGCTCTTTTCTTCCCTCGGTAAGGATGGCCTCGTGGATTCCAGGTAACCAGTGCCTTGCCCAGGTGTGCCCGGAGCGCTCCCCTGACCACTCCTCACCTCCCCAGGGCTCCTCCTCCCATCGCTGTGCGCCGTGGCTCTGCCCTTCGTTGCTTCCAGTCACATTACGACCATCATTTTGCTGATACTTATTCCCGGAACCAGCAACCTGTGTGATTCAGGGTTTATCATCAATACTCTAGACGTGGCCCCCAGGTAAGGGCTGTATGAGGGATACGTTATACCTCAGGCATCGCTGTGGAAAACCTTTCTGTTGTCGAAAAGAACTAAGCCATGGCAGAATGACAACTGGAAATGTTAGCACGTGGATGACCTCACACGGCGTTCTTAGAACAACTGTGCCCCTTCCTGGCAAGATTAAAAAGGCTTTTCAGTTTCCCTATCAGAGATTAGATTGTGTGCTTTGGGAAAAGGCCCACTAACATCTGTTTTGAAAGTTTCTAGGTTGTTTATTTGCCACTACACATGGATGTAGTCACCATGAGCCAGAGCCtatgctaaaaaataaataataataatcctgatAAATCAACACATATTATAGTTACAACTCCACTGGGTAGGTCCTGTTATGATCCCCTAAAGCAGGGAGAAGAGACTGAGGCACAAGGGGTGGGGGGCGAGTGATGTGCCTGCCGTTGCATAAGGAGAGAGTCAGGATCTGAACCCACACCACTTCGTTTTCAGAGTTCATGCCCTGGGTGCTATGCAAATTGCCTCCTATGCTGGGGCAAGCAGGGTGGAAAAACTTGGTTCCCACAGAGGACTAGCACTTTGGTTATGCTAGCGACTGACTCAATGAACTGGTGACGTCAAGACTGGAAAAGAGTCATCTCCCTGAATGTCCTTACCCTACTAGACAAAATGGCTTTGCCACTAGACAGGAGCTTCATTAAAGCCAAACGGCTGCAGAAGTCATAAGTGGCTTTCTCAGGAAAATCATCTTCCCCGCAGATACGCAAGTTTCCTCATGGGAATATCCAGGGGATTCGGGCTCACGGCAGGAATCATCTCTTCCACTACCACCGGATTCCTTATCAGTCAGGTTGGGCATGTTATTGCACCTCTGCGAGTGGCAGGTATTGTTTCAGGCACTGAAAATACACACTGTGCTCTCAGAGATGGTCTGGTCTGATGGGGGAACACGAGCATGGACTCAACCACTCTGTGCAAACCTCTGAGTCAGGTGCTGGTGGACCAGAGGtccccaaagaagagaaagaaaggaaggaaggaaggaaggaaggaaggaaggaaggaaggaaggaaggaaggaaggaaggaaggaaggaaggaaggaaggaaggaagaaaggaaggaaggaaagtagggagggagaaagaaagaaagaaagcaagctaaAAGCTGAATTTCTCAAAATGGATACACATTgaatttgtgaaaataaaatggtCAGATGCAGAAGACGATGTCCAGGAGGTTAAAAGCACAAAGGAGTTAACAGTTTTGACTAGAGTGAATGAGATCTGTTAGGTATTAGAAAGGCATGAAGATAGAGGGGGAGAATAAGACTGtcacattaaaataaattctaacttaaaaaaagctcacaaagggaaaaataaagtaTCCAAAGCCCGTTCAAAGGATGAAATTGTATTCAAAGGAGAATGGCCCAGACTGACAGGGCCCGAGGGCTGTGAGGCTGGTTTCCTGTTGACAAGTGAGGGCTGgtgcaggaaaaagagggagaaacagcTAGAATGGCAGAACTGGCGAAAACCAACTTGGAAGCAAAGCTCCGTTTTCTTTGTCATATGAGATTATTGTTGTGGCTATAATGCCAGAAATTAACTCTGCTTGTCCTGACGGGAAGGCTTCTGGGGCAAGCCAGATATAACTTGTGAAGTACTAAGATGAATATCAAAGGTGCCGTAGTGGTTGATATCAACGGGCAAGACTAAGCAAGAAGGACATAAACTTGAGACTTAATAATGCCATTTTAGACTTAGTCTTAATGCATGAATGTTAAAATTCAACTTAGAAAAAATTAGTGTTGAtcaaattattattgttttagagaAATAGCCATCCCAACTCAGAACTCAATGCATTTCAGTCATCTTATTTCCAGTGTTTCCATAAGCCCTCTTTGACAACCTAAAATGCTAAGTATCTATGGGACTGGATTTTCTATATTGCTGGTAATTAGCAATGGAGGAGAAGGAATCTTTCATATTAATAATCACTgtattttttcttgtgtgtgtgtgtgtatgtgtccaggATTCTGAGTCTGGATGGAGGAATGTGTTTTTCCTGTCTGCTGCAGTCAACATGGTTGGTCTGATCTTTTATCTCACATTTGGACAAGCAGAAATCCAGGACTGGGCCAAAGAAAGGACTCTCACCCGCTTCTGAGTATAGAGTTGAAAACCTCAATGTATACTGAGGCCTAGCTCTGTAACAAATTTTATACCACCATTTGTTCTTCATATTCCTGAGCGTTGACATAGCTGGATGCTACATTTTCCTAAGGAGCCTCAAAAATTATATCCCTTGGTCCCACTTCTGAGTGAATTGGTCTGGAGTAGAGGCCATGGGCATGAAGTTTTCCAACATGAAGCCACAGTTGACAACTAGTGGGAAAATCTGAAGTCAATTCTGTTGAACTTTCCTCTTTGCAAAGTATagggtgaatttaaaaaaatctccttgaaaataatctAATAAATACTTTCATGGGAAAAGTTATGAACACAGAGAACTGGAAATTGTAACCATACGTGTTAAACTCAGTATAGGGCAGAGTtttaaacctctaagccatagatttaactttttacttttttaatatactGTGAAATAAGatgtttatttatgtaattaAATTCTATTAAAATGCATGTGCTAACATTGAACGGAGCATTTTTAATTACACAAATTAAGATTATTTCTATCAGTTGAAACAGGTATTTACTAATCccagctaaattttagaatcatgACCAGAAAATGCCTAGGAAAAGATAAAGTGAAGTAGGCTAACTAGAATCTAGGGCAAGAGATGATAGAATTGGGAAGCCTGTACTATAAGAAGAAGGGGTATGAGGAGAGGCAGGATAAGGCAAGGTTGGGCACAGTGAAGCCTAGTGAAATGGCAATTTATACATGGgaagaaaatattaaagataaACTAAGCTGGAACAAGCATCACACATGAAAGAAGTTCATCTGAGCTAACAAAGGGATCACATATTTTCCCAAATGGTCATAACCAACCACAGTATCAACTGATTTTGGCTTCTAGCATATAAACCATACCTGGATGTGACAGTGTGAATGAGGTatcccccaataaactcatgtgtgctaaatgcttgatccccagatggtggcagtttgggaattgggcagtttgggaattggagtcttgctgcaggaggtgtgtttgggggacgggcttatgggtgttatggcacagcttccccttgccagtgtttggcacaccttcctgctactattgtcctcctgatgttgcccaggaggtgatgtccatcctctctgctcctgccatattTCCCCCTGACACCAGGAAGCTTCCCatttagtctgtaagccaaaataaaccctttcttcctgcaaggtgcttttggtcaggtgatttgtcccagcaacaagaaggtgactaaAATGCTAGATTACCTCCATACAGATGACTTATCCTATTTTTACCTCAACTTCCCTCCAggaataatgttttttaaaccaTATTTAGAATCCCAGTTCAACCACAAGAACTAGAACCTTAGATTCAATTAGCAGGGGAAGAGACTCTTCTGGTGGGAAGGAAGGGGGTTCGGGTTAAAGTCAGGAGGTAGTTTTGTGCAGAGCGGTGTTGGGCAGCCCTGAGGGTGAACTAGGATGCAAACACACTGGTTCTGCCCTCTGTGCATTtacaaaaagcagagaaagagagcctGTTGAAAAgtaaaaagggggggtggggaaCAGGGAGGTAGAATAATGACCTGGCGAATTCTGAGAGAAAGAACTTAAAGGAAAAGTGGGaaacagagaagaagggagggagagaaggagggagggaagcctgtccaaaaaacaacaaaaaaaaaccaagaacacAGGAACATGACCGGCTACAGAAAGACAAATTCTCTCCTGGGCGACACACACCTTCACTAGTCATTACAATGTACATCAAAGCCACAGCGAGATATCAGTAATTCACAGAATgtagaaattgaaaaaatatgaaaaataacaaatgttGACACAGATGAGAGGCATCTGGAGGTTATGGAACtatgaatataaattaaaactgtGGAAAATTGCTGGAAAATGTACAGTTTCAATGAGGCAGAGACTTCCATTAGAAGGATATAAAGACAAGTCCAGCAGTGTTCATAGGATCTCTACCTGCGAGAGCTCAAACAGGAAACAACTCAACTGCCTGTGCCGGGAAGAATGAATAAATACTTCAGTGAGAATTAATAGACCGCAGTACACAATAACAGCGTGGATAGTTCTCACAAGCTCAGTACTGAATGAAAGAAGATACCTaggttttatttatctacttatttgaaagagaaaaaagatgcagagaaacagaaagagagagactccagacatatgcaccaccttgtatatctggcttacgagggtcctggggaatcaaacctggatcctttggctttgtaggcaaacaccttaactactaagcaatctcttcagccccagtttaCCTGCATTTCAAAAACAGGTAAAACTAGCCTATCCTGTTCAAAATCAAACTAGCaaactgggggtggtggcacacatctttaatcccagcactcaggaggcagaggtttgaggatcgctgtgagtttggggcctgcctgggacttcagagtgagttccaggtcaacctgggctagagtgagac is a window of Jaculus jaculus isolate mJacJac1 chromosome 13, mJacJac1.mat.Y.cur, whole genome shotgun sequence DNA encoding:
- the LOC101595997 gene encoding sodium-dependent phosphate transport protein 3 isoform X2, with protein sequence MCASSQRSETEEKPVTKKGPDFCSLRYGVALIMHFSNFTLITQRVSLSIAIIAMVNGSQQLGPENASTEGPLTDPLGDPSTSIKELNSRASVYQWSPETQGVIFSSISYGLILTLVPSGYLAGIFSAKHMLGAGLLISSLLTLFTPLAADCGVILVIAVRTVQGMAQGMAWTGQFTIWAKWAPPLERSKLTSIAGSGAAFGSFIILCVGGLISQALGWPFIFYIFGSTGCVCCVLWFTVIYDDPMRHPCISAREKEHITSSLAQQSSSARRSVPIKAMVRCLPLWAIFTGFFSHFWLCTIIITYLPTYISSVLHVNIRDSGVLSSLPFVAASSCTILGGQMADFLLSRNLLSLITVRKLFSSLGLLLPSLCAVALPFVASSHITTIILLILIPGTSNLCDSGFIINTLDVAPRYASFLMGISRGFGLTAGIISSTTTGFLISQVGHVIAPLRVAGF
- the LOC101595997 gene encoding sodium-dependent phosphate transport protein 3 isoform X1; the encoded protein is MCASSQRSETEEKPVTKKGPDFCSLRYGVALIMHFSNFTLITQRVSLSIAIIAMVNGSQQLGPENASTEGPLTDPLGDPSTSIKELNSRASVYQWSPETQGVIFSSISYGLILTLVPSGYLAGIFSAKHMLGAGLLISSLLTLFTPLAADCGVILVIAVRTVQGMAQGMAWTGQFTIWAKWAPPLERSKLTSIAGSGAAFGSFIILCVGGLISQALGWPFIFYIFGSTGCVCCVLWFTVIYDDPMRHPCISAREKEHITSSLAQQSSSARRSVPIKAMVRCLPLWAIFTGFFSHFWLCTIIITYLPTYISSVLHVNIRDSGVLSSLPFVAASSCTILGGQMADFLLSRNLLSLITVRKLFSSLGLLLPSLCAVALPFVASSHITTIILLILIPGTSNLCDSGFIINTLDVAPRYASFLMGISRGFGLTAGIISSTTTGFLISQDSESGWRNVFFLSAAVNMVGLIFYLTFGQAEIQDWAKERTLTRF